A single Candidatus Neomarinimicrobiota bacterium DNA region contains:
- a CDS encoding type II secretion system protein: MREYMLKNKSKGFTLIELVIVIAIIGILATIAVPAFNKSVRTARIASARALAATINTGVISSQIESSLSGASLYPSPDNGLQDGDDWETEFTDPSVGGDWTFSTSTVADIGRVANWKLASDPTIQVVYVVNLINKPVNLDAAQTKYVVYMSSSDNVFTNIGGVLTVDVLTGCPASNTDGEF; this comes from the coding sequence ATGAGGGAATATATGTTAAAAAATAAATCAAAGGGCTTTACCCTAATTGAATTGGTTATTGTAATTGCCATTATTGGGATTCTGGCAACTATCGCAGTCCCTGCATTTAACAAATCAGTCAGGACCGCACGCATTGCATCAGCTCGCGCTCTTGCAGCTACCATCAACACGGGTGTCATATCATCTCAGATTGAGTCTTCATTGAGTGGAGCGTCATTATATCCCAGCCCAGATAACGGTCTTCAAGATGGTGACGATTGGGAAACCGAGTTCACCGATCCTTCTGTTGGAGGAGACTGGACTTTTTCAACATCTACTGTTGCTGACATTGGTAGAGTCGCAAACTGGAAATTAGCAAGTGATCCAACTATTCAGGTTGTATATGTTGTGAATCTTATAAATAAACCGGTGAACCTTGACGCAGCACAAACAAAATACGTTGTTTATATGAGTAGTTCAGACAATGTATTCACTAATATTGGTGGAGTTCTTACTGTAGATGTATTAACTGGTTGCCCTGCTTCTAATACTGATGGAGAATTCTAA
- a CDS encoding type II secretion system F family protein produces the protein MLEELEKSMKKDVEIRDNIKKATSYPKIVGSIMVISMYVVITKVIPTFTGILTNSGTEIPALTRYLLALGDFLDASGIYFLISLIGIFTLAKFIGKTESGKLFFDKIALKNPIFKKITIAAINLRFTKILGTLLSFGVPLKDALGVVKNVADNTIYINAIDKIIEDIESGKPITSSVKETNVFSDYLCSMVGVGEEVGALDKMFLSASEYYEIELTNSTDGLSALIEPIITVVMGIFIALFVGSVFLPMFKMYESISM, from the coding sequence ATGCTGGAAGAGCTCGAGAAATCCATGAAAAAGGATGTTGAGATAAGGGATAATATCAAGAAAGCCACTAGTTACCCAAAAATTGTAGGGTCAATTATGGTTATTTCTATGTACGTGGTCATCACAAAGGTCATACCGACTTTCACAGGTATTCTCACCAATTCTGGTACAGAAATTCCAGCGCTTACAAGATATTTACTTGCATTGGGAGATTTTCTTGATGCCTCAGGAATTTATTTCCTTATATCATTGATTGGCATTTTTACGCTGGCAAAATTTATTGGTAAAACAGAAAGTGGGAAATTATTCTTTGATAAAATTGCCTTAAAAAATCCAATTTTTAAAAAAATAACCATAGCGGCGATTAATCTTAGATTTACCAAGATATTAGGTACGCTTTTAAGTTTCGGAGTGCCCTTAAAAGATGCTTTGGGCGTAGTAAAAAATGTTGCCGATAATACAATTTATATAAATGCGATTGATAAAATTATCGAAGATATTGAGTCGGGTAAGCCCATTACTAGCAGTGTTAAAGAGACCAATGTTTTTTCAGATTATCTATGCAGTATGGTTGGGGTTGGTGAAGAGGTAGGCGCACTGGATAAGATGTTTTTATCTGCTTCCGAGTATTATGAAATTGAATTAACGAATAGTACGGATGGACTATCCGCTTTGATCGAGCCTATCATTACTGTGGTAATGGGTATATTCATTGCCTTGTTCGTGGGGAGTGTTTTTCTTCCTATGTTTAAAATGTACGAAAGTATTTCAATGTAG